In one Elusimicrobia bacterium HGW-Elusimicrobia-1 genomic region, the following are encoded:
- a CDS encoding glycosyl transferase family 1, protein MPNLDNYTPIVGADTVEEIRLLAERLRGARVVNVNSTAVGGGVAEILSRMMPLLSELGINASWEVIKGGEKFFAATKKFHNALHGVRTEISGDEYEHFIEINRQNAATMNLDADVVFIHDPQPIALVEKRNKASGGWLWRCHIDFSRPDEKLWQFLRGYIEKYDAAVFSAPAFARSLSVRQILIAPSIDPLSDKNKELDEAYISSVFESFGIDRGRPVVTQISRFDYLKDPVGVIEAYRQAKKYVDCQLVLAGGGATDDPEGEKVLAEVREAAAGDKDIFILLLPPSSDLEINALQRGSDVVLQKSLREGFGLTVSEALWKGKPVIAGAVGGIPLQITHKYSGILTHTVEGTAYWIKQLLHSPEYAAKLGANGREHIKNNFLLTRHLREYLLMFLSLSHSGDVVHL, encoded by the coding sequence ATGCCGAATCTTGATAATTACACCCCTATAGTCGGAGCCGATACCGTCGAGGAAATACGTCTGCTCGCCGAGCGTTTGCGCGGCGCGCGCGTGGTTAACGTCAACTCTACCGCCGTCGGCGGAGGCGTAGCCGAAATACTTTCGCGTATGATGCCGCTTCTTTCGGAACTCGGCATTAACGCCTCATGGGAAGTCATAAAAGGCGGGGAGAAGTTTTTCGCGGCCACAAAAAAATTCCATAACGCCCTCCACGGAGTCAGGACGGAAATTTCCGGCGACGAGTACGAGCATTTTATTGAGATTAACCGCCAAAACGCCGCGACTATGAATCTTGACGCCGACGTGGTTTTCATCCACGACCCGCAGCCGATTGCTCTCGTGGAAAAAAGGAACAAAGCGTCCGGCGGATGGCTGTGGCGCTGTCACATAGATTTTTCCCGTCCCGACGAAAAACTCTGGCAGTTTCTCAGAGGATACATTGAAAAATATGACGCGGCGGTATTTTCCGCCCCCGCGTTCGCGCGGTCGCTTTCGGTAAGACAAATTCTTATAGCTCCGTCCATAGACCCGTTGTCGGACAAGAACAAGGAACTTGACGAAGCGTACATATCCTCTGTGTTCGAGAGTTTCGGTATTGACCGCGGCAGGCCGGTTGTCACCCAGATATCGCGTTTCGATTATTTGAAAGACCCCGTCGGAGTGATAGAGGCCTACCGTCAGGCAAAAAAATATGTTGATTGCCAGCTGGTGCTCGCCGGCGGCGGCGCCACCGATGATCCGGAGGGCGAAAAAGTTCTGGCCGAAGTCCGCGAAGCCGCCGCCGGAGACAAAGATATTTTCATACTGCTTCTTCCGCCGTCGTCGGATTTAGAGATAAACGCTCTGCAGCGCGGCTCCGACGTAGTTCTGCAAAAATCCCTGCGCGAGGGCTTTGGCCTCACCGTCTCGGAGGCGCTTTGGAAAGGCAAGCCCGTTATAGCCGGAGCCGTTGGAGGAATACCTCTTCAAATTACGCACAAATATTCCGGCATACTCACGCATACCGTCGAGGGAACGGCGTATTGGATAAAACAGTTGCTGCATTCTCCCGAATACGCCGCGAAACTCGGAGCCAATGGCAGGGAGCACATAAAAAATAATTTTCTTCTGACGAGACATTTGAGGGAATATCTGCTTATGTTTTTGTCGCTGAGTCATTCGGGCGACGTGGTGCACTTATAA
- a CDS encoding shikimate kinase → MNIILTGFMGTGKTSVGRALASALKKDFIDTDEIIKRRAGKTIARIFSDDGERAFRAAESAVAVEIAGMDGKVVSTGGGIVLRRENMSHLRKNGIIINLTSSPAKIYERLKNDGGSRPLLDKPDVLSEIKKLLVEREPFYADCDVRIDTGLLSAEAAAESIIRSLAGRI, encoded by the coding sequence ATGAATATAATACTGACGGGATTTATGGGAACAGGCAAAACGTCGGTCGGCAGGGCGCTTGCCTCAGCGCTCAAAAAAGATTTCATCGATACCGACGAAATCATCAAGCGCCGCGCGGGCAAGACCATAGCGAGGATATTTTCCGACGACGGCGAACGCGCTTTTCGCGCCGCCGAAAGCGCGGTGGCCGTCGAAATCGCCGGCATGGACGGCAAAGTCGTCTCGACGGGCGGTGGCATCGTTCTCCGACGGGAAAACATGTCGCATTTGCGAAAAAATGGTATAATCATCAATCTTACGTCGTCTCCGGCAAAGATTTACGAGCGTCTGAAAAACGACGGCGGTTCGCGTCCGCTGCTTGATAAACCCGATGTTCTTTCGGAGATAAAAAAACTGCTGGTCGAACGCGAACCGTTCTACGCCGATTGCGATGTCCGAATCGACACCGGACTTTTGAGCGCCGAAGCCGCCGCCGAAAGCATAATCCGCAGTTTGGCGGGACGCATTTAA
- the aroB gene encoding 3-dehydroquinate synthase: protein MKKISVRLPHKTVPVIIGGPINKFAAAFAKAVPARKILAVTNPLIRRMYGARMAKSFRAAGIDLAWAEIPAGEKHKNLRSIERVYSRAVAAGLDRDSVILALGGGVVGDMAGFAAATLFRGIRYVQAPTTLLAMVDSSVGGKVGVDLKEGKNLAGAFYQPELVYVSGEFLNTLPPREIKNGLGEIVKYAVISDGKLFEYLEKTPPSEFKWDFVVERCVRAKAAVVEKDEYETKGIREILNFGHTYAHALEKAASYKAVSHGEAVAAGVLKECILAERLCGFKETRRVRNLLAALGLPTEAPESVSRRAVAAAVSRDKKIRGKNIRLYLPSSIGRAVFMEVSVDDIREKLAAF from the coding sequence ATGAAAAAAATATCCGTCAGATTACCGCATAAAACCGTCCCCGTTATCATCGGCGGGCCGATAAACAAATTTGCCGCCGCCTTTGCAAAAGCCGTCCCCGCGCGAAAAATACTCGCGGTGACTAATCCCTTGATACGCAGAATGTACGGCGCCCGTATGGCGAAGTCCTTCCGCGCGGCCGGCATAGATCTTGCCTGGGCGGAAATACCCGCGGGGGAAAAGCACAAAAATCTTCGGTCGATTGAGCGCGTGTACTCGCGCGCGGTCGCCGCGGGACTCGACCGTGATTCCGTGATATTGGCGTTGGGCGGCGGCGTCGTGGGCGATATGGCGGGATTCGCGGCCGCCACGCTTTTTCGCGGCATAAGATACGTTCAGGCGCCCACGACTCTACTTGCGATGGTGGATTCTTCCGTCGGCGGAAAGGTGGGCGTGGACTTAAAAGAGGGAAAAAATCTTGCCGGCGCGTTTTATCAGCCGGAGCTTGTTTACGTGAGCGGGGAGTTTCTGAATACGCTTCCTCCGCGTGAAATCAAAAATGGTCTCGGCGAAATCGTGAAATACGCGGTGATATCCGACGGCAAACTTTTTGAATATCTTGAAAAAACGCCGCCGTCGGAATTCAAGTGGGATTTTGTCGTAGAACGCTGTGTCCGGGCCAAAGCCGCGGTAGTGGAAAAAGACGAGTATGAAACAAAGGGCATAAGAGAGATTCTTAATTTCGGGCATACTTACGCACACGCTCTCGAAAAAGCCGCGTCCTACAAGGCCGTGTCGCACGGCGAGGCCGTAGCCGCGGGAGTTCTTAAAGAATGCATTCTCGCGGAGCGGCTGTGCGGTTTTAAGGAAACCCGCAGAGTCCGGAACCTGCTTGCGGCCCTCGGTTTGCCGACGGAAGCGCCGGAATCGGTTTCGAGGCGCGCGGTGGCGGCGGCCGTATCAAGAGATAAAAAGATCCGCGGCAAAAACATACGGCTTTATCTGCCGTCTTCGATAGGCCGCGCGGTTTTTATGGAAGTTTCCGTGGACGATATACGGGAGAAGCTTGCCGCATTTTAA
- the lysA gene encoding diaminopimelate decarboxylase, with protein MNPFVYKNRNLCVDGISLKSIARKVGTPFFIYSRDNIERRILDYKKGLASVRHLLCYAVKANSNPAVLKVIRAAGCGADITSGGELYAAMAAGISPSKLVYAGVGKTDGEIRAAIKAGILMFNVESRAELEAIDGIAARAGKIVRVAVRINPDVDAGTHKKITTGKSRTKFGIPISDALEFYNAARRMKHIEPAGIHSHIGSQIVSTSPFTAAARKIKKLTDRLESSGLSIKYVDLGGGLGIRYNDENPPSPSTFVKETLSVFSSDRDAARTYIFEPGRSIVGEAGALVASVIYHKEALGKHFFIADAGMSDLIRPTLYDAYHEILPVEKSASRVVTADIVGPICETGDFLGLSRRLPILKKNDLIAVLCAGAYGFAMSSRYNSRLRAAEVLVSDGKYKIVRKRETYADLDARV; from the coding sequence ATGAATCCATTCGTTTATAAAAATCGCAATTTGTGCGTCGACGGTATAAGTTTGAAGAGTATCGCCCGCAAGGTCGGCACGCCCTTTTTCATATATTCACGCGACAACATCGAGCGTCGGATACTCGACTACAAAAAAGGCCTTGCCTCCGTGCGGCACTTGCTCTGCTATGCCGTGAAAGCCAACTCCAATCCGGCCGTTCTTAAAGTCATTCGCGCTGCCGGCTGCGGGGCAGACATAACGAGCGGCGGGGAGCTTTACGCGGCGATGGCGGCCGGCATTTCGCCGTCGAAACTTGTGTACGCCGGCGTCGGCAAGACCGACGGAGAAATCCGCGCGGCGATAAAAGCCGGAATCCTTATGTTCAACGTGGAATCACGCGCGGAGCTTGAGGCCATCGACGGAATTGCCGCCCGCGCCGGCAAAATCGTCCGCGTAGCCGTGCGCATAAATCCCGACGTCGACGCCGGGACGCACAAAAAAATCACCACCGGGAAATCGCGCACCAAGTTCGGCATTCCGATATCAGACGCTTTGGAATTTTACAATGCCGCCCGTAGAATGAAGCACATTGAACCGGCGGGAATCCATTCGCACATCGGCTCGCAAATCGTTTCGACGTCGCCGTTTACGGCGGCCGCGCGGAAAATAAAAAAACTTACGGACCGGCTGGAATCGTCGGGGCTTTCGATAAAATATGTCGACCTCGGCGGAGGTCTCGGCATACGTTATAACGACGAGAATCCGCCTTCTCCGTCGACTTTTGTCAAAGAAACGCTTAGCGTCTTCTCGTCGGACAGGGACGCGGCGCGCACCTATATTTTCGAGCCCGGACGGTCCATCGTGGGCGAGGCGGGGGCTTTGGTGGCTTCGGTGATATATCACAAAGAAGCGCTGGGCAAGCATTTTTTCATCGCCGACGCGGGTATGTCGGATTTGATAAGACCAACGCTCTATGACGCATATCACGAAATCCTGCCGGTCGAGAAATCCGCTTCGCGCGTGGTTACGGCCGACATTGTGGGGCCGATATGCGAAACGGGAGATTTTTTGGGGCTGTCGCGCCGTTTGCCGATACTGAAGAAAAATGATCTCATAGCCGTGTTGTGCGCCGGCGCTTACGGATTTGCGATGTCGAGCCGCTACAATTCGCGCCTGCGTGCCGCCGAGGTGCTTGTGTCCGACGGAAAATACAAAATAGTAAGAAAACGTGAAACATACGCCGACCTCGACGCGCGTGTTTAG